In one Shewanella loihica PV-4 genomic region, the following are encoded:
- the moeA gene encoding molybdopterin molybdotransferase MoeA — MSMQADPCAKPSLMHPDEAIIKLLEQVRPLEESEMVQLPHALGRVLAEDLASSIDLPPFDNSAMDGYAFRFEDLAQGNRFTLIGHSFAGHPFEGEASANTCVRIMTGAPVPPGYDTVQMQEKVEVDGDSIVIEAPKALGANVRRRGEEVMTGGKVLCAGTQIGAAEMGVLATIGASQVRVTRLVKVAFFSTGDELRPVGTELAPGQIYDSNRYSIQGLLSRANVEWIDLGVIEDDPEAIRAAFRNAAANADMVLTSGGVSVGDADFTKQILDEEGEITFWKLAIKPGKPFAFGRIGEAVFCGLPGNPVSSMVTFYKLVWPLLNKMQGLPQVKPLQLQAKLKGNLRKFPGRVEYQRGVLSQNAQGEAEVSVTGGQGSGMLTSMSLANCFIILAQEQGDTPDGSLVTVEPFNSVLAL; from the coding sequence ATGTCTATGCAAGCCGATCCTTGTGCAAAACCCAGCCTAATGCATCCCGATGAAGCCATCATCAAGCTTTTGGAACAAGTTCGTCCACTGGAAGAATCGGAAATGGTGCAGCTTCCCCATGCGTTGGGGCGTGTGCTGGCCGAGGACCTGGCCTCTAGCATAGACCTGCCACCCTTTGATAACTCGGCGATGGATGGCTATGCTTTCCGCTTCGAGGATCTGGCTCAGGGCAATCGTTTCACCCTCATAGGTCACTCCTTTGCCGGGCACCCTTTCGAGGGTGAGGCCAGTGCTAATACCTGTGTGCGCATCATGACGGGCGCGCCTGTACCGCCGGGTTACGACACAGTGCAGATGCAGGAAAAAGTCGAGGTCGACGGCGACAGCATAGTGATTGAGGCGCCAAAGGCGTTAGGCGCCAACGTGCGTCGTCGCGGCGAAGAGGTGATGACGGGTGGCAAGGTGCTCTGCGCCGGCACCCAGATCGGCGCCGCCGAGATGGGCGTACTGGCCACCATAGGCGCCAGCCAGGTACGGGTGACCCGTCTGGTCAAGGTAGCCTTCTTCTCTACCGGTGACGAGCTGCGCCCGGTGGGCACAGAATTGGCGCCGGGTCAGATCTACGACTCCAACCGTTACAGCATTCAAGGCCTCTTGAGCCGCGCCAACGTCGAGTGGATAGACCTTGGGGTGATCGAAGACGACCCAGAGGCGATCCGTGCCGCGTTTCGTAACGCAGCGGCCAACGCCGATATGGTGCTCACCTCGGGCGGCGTCTCTGTGGGGGATGCCGACTTTACCAAGCAGATCCTCGACGAGGAGGGGGAGATCACCTTCTGGAAACTGGCCATCAAGCCGGGCAAGCCGTTCGCCTTCGGTCGTATCGGCGAGGCGGTCTTCTGTGGTCTGCCGGGTAATCCCGTCTCCTCCATGGTGACCTTCTACAAGTTGGTGTGGCCGCTGCTTAACAAGATGCAGGGCCTGCCTCAGGTGAAGCCACTGCAATTGCAGGCCAAGCTCAAGGGTAACCTACGCAAGTTCCCAGGCCGGGTCGAGTATCAGCGTGGCGTGCTGAGTCAAAATGCCCAAGGTGAGGCCGAGGTGAGTGTCACCGGAGGTCAGGGCTCTGGCATGCTTACTTCCATGAGTCTGGCCAACTGTTTCATTATCCTGGCGCAGGAGCAGGGCGATACGCCTGACGGTAGCCTGGTGACTGTGGAACCCTTCAACTCAGTGCTGGCACTCTAA
- a CDS encoding 3'-5' exonuclease, producing MLKKLLSPPSIDWPGKFEQRLKTTEHQGLRQYYLGGLPDPDTPLAEVELLAMDFETTGLNVDKDDIVSIGTVPFTLRRIFLNRAQHWTVRPREQLAEESVIIHGITHSDILDAPDLSAIFEQVLEQMAGKIMVVHYQAIERLFLERALIRRIHQGIEFPLIDTMALESEIQKRQHGGLLQRLKGDKPGSVRLGQSRSRYGLPSYPPHNALTDAIATAELLQAQIAHHFDPSRPIKEFWC from the coding sequence ATGCTGAAGAAGCTATTGTCACCGCCGAGCATCGACTGGCCGGGTAAGTTTGAGCAGCGGCTCAAGACCACGGAACATCAGGGGTTACGCCAGTATTATCTGGGCGGCCTGCCGGATCCCGACACGCCACTGGCAGAGGTCGAGCTGCTGGCGATGGACTTCGAGACCACGGGCCTGAACGTCGATAAGGATGATATCGTCAGCATAGGCACTGTGCCCTTTACACTTCGGCGCATCTTTCTCAACCGTGCCCAGCACTGGACCGTCAGACCCAGAGAACAGCTGGCCGAGGAGTCGGTGATCATCCACGGCATCACCCACAGCGACATACTGGACGCGCCGGATCTCTCCGCCATTTTCGAACAGGTGCTGGAGCAGATGGCGGGCAAGATCATGGTGGTGCACTATCAAGCGATAGAAAGATTATTCCTGGAGCGGGCACTGATCCGCCGCATCCATCAGGGGATAGAGTTTCCCCTGATAGATACTATGGCGCTGGAATCAGAGATACAGAAGCGCCAGCATGGCGGCTTGCTACAGCGCCTCAAGGGCGACAAGCCGGGCTCGGTGCGATTGGGTCAGAGCCGCTCCAGATACGGCCTGCCCAGCTATCCGCCCCACAACGCCCTGACCGACGCCATCGCCACCGCCGAGCTGCTGCAGGCGCAGATCGCCCATCACTTCGACCCCAGCCGTCCCATCAAAGAGTTCTGGTGCTAG
- the moeB gene encoding molybdopterin-synthase adenylyltransferase MoeB produces MEPNTQEEILSDAEILRYSRHISIKAMDFEGQERLKQAKVLVIGAGGLGCASTQYLAVAGVGQLTLVDFDTVELSNLQRQVLHHDATIGQPKVESAKTSLMQLNPHLRVETINAVLDDEQILALVAEHDLVMDCTDNIVVREQLNQACFQHKVPLVSAAAIRMEGTVTVFDYGEQSPCYHCYSKLFGDQQLTCVESGILAPVVGMIGCLQAVEAIKVLAKMGKTLSGRILMIDAMTMEFREMKLPKQPHCQVCGM; encoded by the coding sequence ATGGAGCCGAATACCCAAGAAGAGATCCTCTCCGACGCAGAGATCTTGCGCTATAGCCGCCATATCTCCATCAAGGCGATGGACTTCGAAGGCCAGGAGCGACTCAAGCAGGCAAAAGTGCTGGTGATAGGTGCCGGCGGCCTAGGCTGTGCCTCTACCCAATATCTGGCGGTCGCCGGAGTGGGTCAGCTGACCCTGGTGGATTTCGATACCGTCGAGCTGTCGAACCTGCAGCGGCAGGTGCTGCACCACGACGCCACTATCGGCCAGCCCAAGGTGGAGTCGGCCAAGACCTCCTTGATGCAGCTCAATCCCCACCTCAGGGTCGAGACCATCAACGCCGTGCTCGATGACGAGCAGATCCTGGCGCTGGTGGCCGAGCATGATCTGGTGATGGACTGTACCGACAACATAGTGGTGCGCGAGCAGCTCAATCAGGCCTGTTTTCAACACAAGGTGCCTTTGGTGTCGGCCGCTGCCATCCGTATGGAGGGTACGGTTACCGTATTCGACTATGGTGAGCAGAGCCCCTGTTATCATTGTTACAGCAAGCTGTTTGGCGACCAACAGCTGACCTGCGTCGAGTCGGGCATTCTGGCGCCCGTGGTGGGTATGATAGGTTGCCTGCAGGCGGTGGAAGCGATTAAGGTGCTGGCTAAGATGGGCAAGACCCTCAGCGGCCGCATCCTGATGATAGATGCCATGACCATGGAGTTTCGCGAGATGAAGCTACCTAAGCAGCCTCATTGCCAGGTATGCGGTATGTGA
- a CDS encoding DUF294 nucleotidyltransferase-like domain-containing protein: MEAELNEIQNFLSQYPPFNALPDEVVAMVSHHVEIAYYRQDTPIIHFGDQIHDLYMVRSGVVEVYRRKGELYNRLDSGDLFGQMGLLTNNKVRFPVKAIEDTLVYCIPEAIFQQLYDQYDTFADFVEVEDSARLRQTVSNTSEQNDLTTSKVKTLLTRDAPVIHKGESIQQAAIMMAQENVSALLVIDPDVLEDEDGDTSPLLGIITDRDLCTRVVAEGIDPATELAGVVSTEVITLDHNAYVYEAMLTMLRYNVHHLPVCKGRKPIGIIEATDIVRYESQNSLLLVSSIFQQQSLEELAALATQVKDSFVRLVNEDANSHMVGSAMSVIGRSFKQRILELAEEKLGPPPIPYCFLALGSMGRDEQLIVTDQDNAIILDDDFDKAKHDDYFSQLANFVCDGLDSCGYSYCTGDIMATNPMWRMTRKEWEACFADWIDDPNPKALLNASIFFDLDGVYGRLKWAEQLNGFIVRRARKNNRFLACLARNALNRTPPLGFFKDFVMEKDGRHNNSINLKRRGTAPLADLIRVHALAVGSRARNSFERLDDIIDANILPKGRGEDLRDAMEFISMVRIRHQALDVEQGIDPDNNIEPEHLSDFERRNLKDAFQILSNAQNFLKFRYNASNQFK, from the coding sequence ATGGAAGCAGAGTTAAACGAGATCCAAAACTTCTTAAGCCAATATCCCCCGTTTAACGCCCTGCCCGACGAGGTGGTCGCCATGGTGAGCCACCATGTGGAGATCGCCTACTACCGCCAAGACACCCCCATCATCCACTTCGGCGATCAGATCCATGACCTCTACATGGTGCGCAGCGGCGTGGTAGAGGTCTACCGCCGCAAGGGCGAACTCTATAACCGCCTGGACAGCGGCGATCTCTTCGGCCAGATGGGCCTGCTGACCAACAACAAGGTACGCTTCCCGGTCAAGGCGATCGAGGACACCCTGGTCTATTGCATCCCTGAGGCGATCTTCCAGCAGCTGTACGATCAGTACGACACCTTCGCCGACTTCGTCGAGGTGGAGGACAGCGCCCGGCTGCGCCAGACGGTATCGAACACCAGCGAACAGAATGACCTGACCACCTCCAAGGTGAAGACACTGCTCACCCGCGATGCCCCTGTGATCCACAAGGGCGAAAGCATACAGCAGGCCGCCATTATGATGGCCCAGGAGAATGTCTCTGCCCTCCTGGTGATCGACCCAGATGTCCTGGAGGATGAGGACGGCGACACCAGCCCGCTGCTTGGGATCATCACAGACAGGGATCTCTGCACCCGAGTCGTGGCCGAGGGGATAGACCCGGCCACCGAGCTGGCCGGCGTGGTAAGTACAGAGGTGATCACCCTAGATCATAACGCCTATGTCTATGAGGCCATGCTCACCATGCTGCGCTACAACGTGCATCATCTGCCGGTGTGTAAGGGACGCAAGCCGATTGGCATCATCGAAGCCACGGATATCGTCAGGTACGAATCGCAAAACTCCCTGCTGCTGGTGAGCAGCATCTTCCAGCAACAGAGTCTGGAGGAGCTGGCCGCCCTCGCCACCCAGGTCAAAGACAGCTTCGTGCGCCTGGTGAACGAAGATGCCAACTCTCATATGGTGGGCAGCGCCATGTCGGTGATCGGCCGCAGCTTCAAGCAGCGGATACTCGAGCTGGCGGAAGAGAAACTGGGGCCACCGCCCATCCCCTACTGCTTCCTGGCGCTGGGCTCCATGGGCCGTGACGAACAGCTAATCGTGACCGATCAGGACAACGCCATCATACTCGACGACGACTTCGACAAGGCGAAGCACGACGACTACTTCAGCCAGCTGGCCAACTTCGTCTGCGATGGACTGGATAGCTGCGGCTACAGTTACTGCACCGGGGATATCATGGCCACCAACCCCATGTGGCGCATGACTCGCAAAGAATGGGAGGCCTGTTTCGCCGACTGGATAGACGATCCAAACCCTAAGGCGCTACTGAATGCCTCCATCTTCTTCGATCTCGACGGCGTCTATGGCCGCCTCAAGTGGGCCGAGCAGCTCAACGGCTTCATCGTACGCAGGGCACGCAAGAACAACCGTTTCCTGGCCTGCCTCGCCCGCAACGCCCTGAATCGCACCCCGCCATTGGGTTTCTTCAAAGATTTCGTGATGGAAAAAGATGGCCGCCACAACAACTCCATCAACCTCAAGCGCCGGGGCACGGCGCCGCTGGCGGACCTCATTCGGGTACACGCCCTGGCGGTGGGCTCCCGTGCACGCAACTCTTTCGAGCGCCTGGATGACATCATAGACGCCAACATACTGCCCAAGGGGCGCGGCGAGGATCTGCGGGACGCCATGGAGTTCATCTCCATGGTGCGCATCCGCCATCAGGCCTTAGATGTTGAGCAGGGAATCGATCCCGACAACAACATAGAGCCAGAGCACCTGTCGGATTTCGAGCGCCGCAACCTCAAAGATGCGTTTCAGATCTTGAGTAACGCCCAGAACTTCCTCAAGTTCCGCTACAACGCCAGCAACCAGTTTAAGTGA
- the folM gene encoding dihydromonapterin reductase, which translates to MQKTILITGVGKRIGLYLAEAFLTRGYKVIGTYRSHYPSIDALTKLGADLYPCDFTVQSQLEELIQTLKQNYRQLDAVIHNASLWLDDNDPAGADQVIAQMMQVHVYAPYQLNLALTPLLQNQQAMTDIIHITDYVAQKGSKKHIAYAASKAALENMTLSFAAKLAPKVKVNAIAPALICFNEHDDAAYREKARAKSVLAREGGEVEVLQAIDYLMQSQYVTGRSLALDGGRQLK; encoded by the coding sequence ATGCAAAAAACCATACTCATCACAGGCGTAGGCAAGCGTATCGGCCTCTATCTGGCCGAGGCCTTTCTCACCCGCGGATACAAGGTGATAGGCACCTATCGCAGCCACTACCCCAGCATAGATGCCCTCACCAAACTGGGCGCCGACCTCTACCCCTGTGACTTCACCGTTCAAAGCCAGCTCGAAGAGCTTATCCAGACGCTAAAGCAGAACTATCGTCAGCTGGATGCGGTGATCCACAACGCCTCGCTCTGGCTAGATGACAATGACCCAGCGGGCGCCGATCAGGTGATCGCCCAGATGATGCAGGTCCATGTCTATGCGCCCTACCAGCTCAACCTCGCCCTCACGCCGCTACTGCAAAACCAGCAGGCCATGACAGACATCATCCATATCACCGACTATGTGGCGCAGAAAGGCAGCAAGAAGCATATCGCCTACGCCGCCAGCAAGGCCGCGCTGGAAAACATGACCCTCTCCTTCGCCGCCAAGTTGGCCCCAAAGGTGAAGGTCAACGCCATCGCCCCGGCGCTGATCTGTTTCAACGAGCATGACGATGCCGCCTATCGCGAGAAGGCCAGGGCCAAGTCGGTATTAGCCAGAGAGGGCGGCGAAGTCGAAGTGCTGCAGGCGATAGACTACCTGATGCAGAGCCAGTATGTGACGGGGCGTTCCCTGGCATTGGATGGTGGCCGGCAGCTGAAATAG
- a CDS encoding BCCT family transporter, which translates to MTKGIDKYSIESTDYTIGQDNVQKWGFDVHNPVFGVSAGLIAAFLLATLLTDAETAKSVLDGIKWKIIGAFDWLFIWSGNIFVIFCLGLILSPYGKIRLGGNEATADYSFLSWLSMLFAAGMGIGLMFWSVAEPVAYFTGWYETPLGVEPNTPEAAKLALGATMFHWGLHPWAIYGVVALSLAFFTYNKGMPLSIRSIFYPLLGDRAWGWAGHIVDILAVLATLFGLATSLGLGAQQAASGIHHVFGIEASLGLQMIVIVAVTLLAVVSVVRGIDGGVKVISNINMIVAFLLLILVAMIGYAVSLGSIPTTLMAYVENIIPLSNPHGRTDEAWFQGWTVFYWAWWISWSPFVGMFIARVSKGRTVREFITAVLLVPTAVTLIWMSVFGGMAIDQVVNKVGELGAKGLTDVPLAMFEMFDVLPFGTLLSIIAVVLVLVFFITSSDSGSLVIDSITAGGKIDAPVPQRVFWALLEGAIAMALLWIGGTEAIQALQAGAISTALPFTVILLLMCVSLLKGMRTERF; encoded by the coding sequence ATGACGAAAGGTATTGATAAATACAGCATTGAAAGCACCGACTATACGATCGGCCAGGACAATGTGCAGAAGTGGGGGTTCGACGTACACAACCCCGTATTTGGGGTGAGTGCCGGGCTAATTGCCGCCTTCCTGCTGGCGACCCTGTTGACCGATGCCGAGACGGCCAAGTCCGTGCTCGATGGCATTAAGTGGAAGATTATCGGCGCCTTCGATTGGCTGTTTATCTGGTCGGGGAATATTTTCGTGATCTTCTGCCTGGGCCTGATCCTCTCGCCCTACGGCAAGATACGTCTCGGCGGCAACGAAGCCACTGCGGACTACTCCTTCCTCTCCTGGCTATCTATGTTATTTGCCGCCGGTATGGGGATAGGCCTGATGTTCTGGAGTGTGGCCGAGCCCGTGGCCTACTTTACCGGTTGGTATGAGACGCCGCTCGGGGTCGAACCCAACACGCCGGAGGCGGCCAAGTTGGCGTTGGGGGCCACCATGTTCCATTGGGGTCTACACCCCTGGGCCATCTATGGTGTCGTGGCGCTGTCGTTGGCCTTCTTCACTTATAACAAGGGTATGCCTCTCTCCATCCGCTCCATCTTCTACCCCCTGCTAGGTGACAGAGCCTGGGGCTGGGCGGGACATATTGTCGATATCCTTGCCGTGCTGGCGACCCTGTTTGGTCTGGCAACCTCGCTAGGACTCGGCGCTCAGCAGGCGGCCAGCGGTATCCACCATGTGTTTGGTATAGAGGCCAGCCTGGGGCTGCAGATGATAGTGATCGTCGCCGTGACCCTGCTGGCAGTAGTGTCCGTGGTACGGGGTATCGACGGCGGCGTTAAGGTGATCAGTAATATCAATATGATAGTCGCTTTCCTGCTGCTGATCCTGGTGGCCATGATCGGCTACGCCGTCAGCTTGGGCAGCATTCCTACCACCCTGATGGCCTACGTGGAGAACATTATTCCGCTTAGTAATCCACACGGGCGCACCGATGAGGCCTGGTTCCAGGGCTGGACAGTATTCTACTGGGCCTGGTGGATCTCCTGGTCACCATTCGTGGGCATGTTTATCGCCAGGGTTTCTAAGGGGCGTACCGTGCGTGAGTTCATCACCGCAGTGCTGCTGGTACCTACGGCTGTGACTCTGATCTGGATGTCGGTATTTGGTGGCATGGCGATCGATCAGGTAGTCAACAAGGTGGGTGAGCTGGGTGCCAAGGGGTTGACCGACGTGCCGCTGGCCATGTTTGAGATGTTCGATGTGCTGCCGTTCGGCACACTGCTCTCAATCATCGCCGTGGTGCTGGTATTGGTGTTCTTCATCACCTCGTCGGACTCGGGTTCACTGGTGATCGACAGCATCACCGCCGGCGGTAAGATAGACGCGCCTGTGCCACAGAGGGTGTTCTGGGCGCTGCTCGAGGGTGCAATTGCCATGGCCCTGCTGTGGATCGGTGGTACAGAGGCGATTCAGGCCCTGCAGGCCGGCGCCATCTCGACCGCGCTGCCCTTTACCGTGATACTTCTGCTGATGTGTGTCAGCCTGCTCAAGGGGATGCGCACCGAGCGCTTCTAA